Proteins encoded within one genomic window of Scheffersomyces stipitis CBS 6054 chromosome 3, complete sequence:
- the PLC1 gene encoding 1-phosphatidylinositol-4,5-bisphosphate phosphodiesterase 1 (Phosphoinositide phospholipase C) (PLC-1) (Phospholipase C-1) (go_function phosphoinositide phospholipase C activity; phospholipase C activity~go_process lipid metabolism; signal transduction; intracellular signaling cascade), producing the protein MNTRDERSTSCVGNNDNNNINICVSPTELTVTDEYVPAIIRRSNSSPISSDLTSLFTNLRTNEAKDTSMSDSSSRMSIKKLLHFSKSDDDLNESTKSVRSNGIFGRRSSGSKSPSSTGDASNDEILADVELNPLLAKSIGHIKIPDIFLKEGLPLLKVSQNSKKRILFKIDPINFKFTWKNAFSSVSMSASSTLQRLVVPNAMHSTKAKMYEFSLDNIKTIAFQKDGSNYREELHISKEFEDQWITIVYFNEKKGKMKSLHLLADTEHDFKRISNSIKNLRSLRHDLARELFVDFKESDKSEKDKIVKGMIEESDKSVREFLSFEDILKYSKRLNININRGYLRSIFDEVKKVNDKEDEVCGNGLNFDQFKLFVSTLKKRSDIMEIWSLVCGSGQSMTLEIFKQFIIQVQKDSIENAVLHKIFKKFCVDTLDYWLPENFNNFLLSKYSTAIQQIEDEEQYMSYPLSEYYISSSHNTYLVGRQVAGDSSVEGYIRALQRGCRCVEVDVWDGEVAESEEGVQFQHDKEPIVNHGRTFTTAISFSNVISTIKKYAFFTSPYPLVISLEINCSVASQRKIVDILKNTLGDTLIATPILDNATLPSPNELKHRILLKVKKTSPFHNLIPMDGSYTTGTSTSTTTTTSFSEDNGTGRSSSFSVRSKTKSTKIIDELSDLGVYFQGLKFRNFSLPESKTYNHCFSLSEKSINSMLKDETKKASIDKHNRRYLMRVYPSKIRVRSSNFLPLKYWEHGVQMVATNWQTYDLGQQISEAMFDSVGRKGYVLKDTSLRKPLLKSLRKQVSKYSPGTFEVKFDFEIISAHQLPKSKGEENAINPFVQFEIIGATTIEWDDNSMALGKTKIVSENGFNPRWNQTFSGKMTAANNLVFVKFTIFASESKTEEIEASPIGICVARLNNLKRGYRYLNVNDLFGEELVYSSLFVKIQYG; encoded by the coding sequence ATGAATACTCGAGATGAGAGATCAACCTCTTGTGTTGgcaacaacgacaacaatAACATAAACATATGTGTCAGCCCCACAGAATTGACTGTTACCGATGAGTATGTCCCTGCTATAATTCGGCGAAGCAACTCTTCTCCTATTCTGTCAGATTTAACCTCGTTATTCACTAACTTAAGAACTAATGAGGCCAAGGATACTCTGATGTCAGATTCGTCGTCTAGAATGtctatcaagaagttgttgcaTTTTAGCAAATCCGACGACGACTTGAATGAATCAACAAAATCTGTGCGATCAAATGGTATCTTCGGCAGACgatcttctggatcaaaGAGCCCAAGTTCAACGGGAGATGCTTCTAATGACGAAATATTAGCTGATGTGGAATTGAATCCGCTTTTAGCGAAAAGTATAGGTCATATCAAGATCCCTGATATTTTTCTCAAGGAGGGTCTACCTTTACTCAAAGTTTCCCAGAACTCAAAGAAGAggatattgttcaagataGACCcgatcaacttcaagttcaccTGGAAAAATGCATTTTCCTCTGTTTCCATGTCGGCTTCAAGTACATTGCAGAGATTGGTGGTACCCAATGCGATGCATAGCACAAAGGCGAAGATGTATGAGTTTTCCTTGGACAATATCAAGACTATAGCTTTTCAAAAGGATGGCTCAAATtatagagaagaattgCACATTTCGAAGgaatttgaagatcaaTGGATTACTATTGTTTACTTCAATGAGAAAAAAGGAAAGATGAAATCCTTGCACTTATTGGCGGATACAGAACATGACTTCAAAAGGATAAGCAATTCAATAAAGAACTTGAGAAGTTTGCGGCATGACTTAGCACGAGAACTTTTTGTCGATTTCAAGGAAAGTGACAAGAGCGAAAAGGATAAGATTGTTAAAGGGATGATCGAGGAGAGTGATAAGAGTGTTAGAGAATTCTTGTCTTTTGAAGACATTCTCAAATATTCCAAGCGTTTGAATATTAATATAAACAGGGGTTATCTTCGGTCTATTTTTGATGAAGTCAAAAAAGTCAACGAtaaagaagacgaagttTGTGGAAATGGTCTAAATTTTgatcaattcaaattgttcGTGTcgactttgaagaagagaagcgATATCATGGAAATCTGGAGTTTGGTTTGTGGATCTGGTCAATCTATGACTTTGGAAATATTCAAGCAATTCATCATCCAAGTTCAGAAGGATAGTATTGAAAATGCAGTGCTACACAAGATTTTTAAAAAATTCTGTGTGGATACCTTGGACTACTGGCTTCCTGAAAACTTCAATAACTTTCTCCTATCTAAATATTCTACTGCTATACAACAAATAgaggatgaagaacagTATATGAGTTATCCATTGAGCGAGTATTACATCTCATCGTCCCATAATACGTATTTGGTGGGAAGACAGGTTGCAGGGGATTCTTCCGTTGAGGGATATATTAGGGCCCTACAGCGTGGATGTAGGTGTGTCGAGGTTGATGTGTGGGACGGGGAGGTAGCAGAAAGTGAGGAAGGAGTACAGTTTCAACATGATAAAGAGCCAATTGTCAATCATGGTAGGACATTCACAACTGCGATTTCTTTCTCGAATGTTATCAGTACCATTAAAAAGTATGCATTTTTCACGTCTCCATACCCCCTTGTTATTAGCTTAGAAATCAATTGTTCTGTAGCATCTCAGAGAAAGATTGTGGATATTTTGAAGAACACATTAGGAGATACATTAATTGCTACTCCAATTTTAGACAACGCCACATTACCAAGTCCTAATGAATTGAAGCACAGGATACTCCTTAAagtgaagaaaacaagCCCATTTCACAACTTGATTCCGATGGATGGTAGTTATACGACTGGAACTTCGACCTCGACAACCACGACGACTTCTTTTAGTGAGGATAATGGAACTGGCAGATCATCCAGCTTTAGTGTCCGAAGCAAAaccaaatcaacaaaaatTATAGACGAATTAAGTGATCTTGGAGTATATTTTCAGGGTCTCAAATTTCGAAACTTTTCCCTACCAGAATCCAAAACATACAATCACTGTTTCTCGTTGAGCGAGAAATCAATAAATTCGATGTTGAAGGACGAAACTAAAAAAGCGTCAATTGATAAGCACAATAGAAGGTATCTCATGCGAGTTTATCCATCTAAGATTCGAGTCCGTTCATCCAATTTTTTGCCCCTTAAGTATTGGGAGCATGGGGTCCAAATGGTTGCAACGAATTGGCAAACCTATGATTTAGGGCAGCAAATAAGCGAGGCTATGTTTGACAGTGTCGGAAGAAAAGGCTATGTTCTTAAGGACACTTCGCTAAGAAAGCCTTTGCTTAAATCCTTGAGAAAGCAAGTTCTGAAGTATTCCCCTGGAACTTTTGAGGTGAagtttgattttgaaatcATTAGCGCTCATCAATTACCAAAATCGAaaggtgaagaaaatgCCATCAATCCGTTTGTGCAATTTGAAATAATCGGGGCAACCACAATTGAGTGGGATGATAATTCAATGGCTCTAGGCAAAACCAAGATCGTATCTGAGAATGGATTTAACCCTAGGTGGAACCAAACATTCAGTGGAAAAATGACTGCAGCAAACAATCTAGTGTTTGTTAAATTTACTATATTTGCTTCAGAATCTaaaactgaagaaatcgaagcAAGTCCAATTGGAATTTGCGTTGCTAGACTTAATAATTTGAAGAGGGGCTATAGATATCTTAATGTTAATGATCTATTTGGGGAAGAGTTAGTTTACTCTTCGTTATTTGTTAAGATTCAGTACGGTTAA
- the ENP1 gene encoding bystin-family protein putative nuclear protein (Essential Nuclear Protein bystin-family protein putative nuclear protein with effects on N-glycosylation of proteins in the secretory pathway by similarity to yeast end1), translated as MGKITVTETKGKQRHNPLYKDISTQGGNLRSTPRSSQAGSRKNEEEEEYLDASTSRKILQLAKEQQEEIQEEENVFLGKPSFADSFRAQESGEESEEDVDEEDEFEFEEEELYEEQEIEVDEKDAELFNKYFQSNGPSEHGGESFNLADKIMAKIQEKEMMKEKASRPTDAVLLPPKVIAAYEKIGKILSTYTHGKLPKLFKVLPTLRNWEDVLFVTNPEQWTPHAVYEATKLFVSNLQAPEAQKFVESVLLERFRTSIEDSEDHSLNYHIYRALKKSLYKPAAFFKGFLLPLVDSYCSVREATIAASVLSKVSVPVLHSSVALTQLLQRDFKPSTTVFIRVLVEKKYALPYQTLDELVFYFMRFRNAVQQDSMEIEISENREPQLPVVWHKAFLAFAQRYKNDITDDQRDFLLETVRQRFHHAIGPEIRRELLAGKPRLTSEAPKIAIMQDAF; from the coding sequence ATGGGTAAAATCACAGTAACTGAGACCAAAGGAAAGCAACGCCATAATCCCTTGTATAAGGATATTTCCACTCAAGGTGGTAATTTGAGGTCAACACCTAGGTCTTCGCAGGCGGGAAGTAgaaaaaatgaagaagaagaggagtACCTTGATGCAAGCACTTCTAGAAAGATTCTACAGTTAGCgaaagaacaacaagaagaaatacaagAGGAAGAGAATGTTTTCCTAGGCAAGCCATCATTTGCAGATTCATTTAGAGCACAAGAGAGTGGTGAAGAAAGCGAGGAAGACgtagatgaagaggatgaGTTCGAAtttgaagaggaagaacTATACGAAGagcaagaaattgaagtagATGAAAAAGATGCCGAGTTATTCAATAAGTATTTCCAAAGTAACGGACCATCCGAACATGGCGGTGAATCCTTTAATTTGGCTGATAAAATTATGGccaaaattcaagaaaaggaaatgaTGAAAGAAAAGGCATCAAGACCTACGGATGCGGTTTTGCTACCTCCTAAGGTGATTGCTGCATATGAAAAGATTGGTAAGATCTTGTCCACTTATACTCATGGAAAGTTACCTAAATTATTCAAGGTTTTACCTACTTTGCGTAATTGGGAAGATGTCTTATTCGTAACAAATCCAGAGCAATGGACTCCGCATGCTGTATATGAAGCTACCAAATTATTTGTATCCAACTTACAAGCCCCAGAAGCTCAAAAGTTTGTGGAGAGTGTCTTATTAGAGAGATTCAGAACATCTATTGAAGACTCAGAAGACCATTCATTAAACTATCATATTTACCGtgccttgaagaagtcgttATATAAACCTGCAGCATTTTTCAAGGGGTTTTTACTTCCTCTCGTTGACTCTTATTGTTCTGTTAGGGAAGCTACTATTGCTGCTTCTGTGTTGTCAAAAGTATCAGTTCCCGTTTTGCATTCCTCTGTGGCATTGACTCAATTATTACAAAGAGACTTTAAACCATCAACCACTGTCTTTATCAGAGTATTagtggagaagaaatatGCTTTACCATACCAAACTTTAGACGAATTGGTATTTTACTTCATGAGATTTAGAAATGCTGTCCAACAAGATTCTatggaaattgaaatatccGAAAATAGGGAACCTCAGTTGCCAGTAGTGTGGCACAAGGCATTCTTGGCATTTGCACAACGCTACAAGAATGATATAACCGATGACCAGAGAGACTTTTTGTTAGAAACTGTTAGGCAAAGATTTCATCACGCCATTGGACCCGAAATTCGTAGAGAACTCCTAGCAGGAAAGCCAAGATTGACGTCGGAAGCACCCAAGATTGCAATAATGCAAGATGCCTTCTAG
- the HIS7 gene encoding imidazole glycerol phosphate synthase (go_function catalytic activity~go_process histidine biosynthesis), whose amino-acid sequence MVKSVYVIDVESGNLQSLANAIKRIGEYDVKFIRNADDFEQYDNDIEKLIFPGVGNYGHFVREMHARNLIKPINKYIDSGRSLMGICVGLQAFFDSSEESPGVDFRGLGFLKLRLAKFNIHDPIFEEKKLKKSVPHIGWNSITDIKIGCNSLERSKSLYHINTFNKYYFVHSYAAIINDENKHILEKASKEGWNFAIARYGSEKFLAAINYKNFFATQFHPEKSGLAGLRVIKSFLESIQFADVDKSIIQEVVGVEQSLGGTTRRIIACLDVRSNDEGDLVVTKGDQYNVRETASSESKVRNLGKPVELATRYYNQGADEVTFLNITSFRNSPLKDLPMLQVLSKAAETIFVPLTVGGGIKDMTDPETGKLVPAVKVADLYFRSGADKVSIGSDAVTIAEEYYANGKQKTGKTSIESISATFGAQAVVISVDPKRKYAASPMETKMQTIKIVDPAKFGPNGEQYCYYQVTSQGGRKVHELGALELCTACEELGAGEILLNSIDHDGSNKGYNLELLTQIKSNVSIPVIASSGAGNPQHFQDAFELECGIDAALGAGMFHRGEYEVNDVKKYLQTNGKMDVRLDEEVEL is encoded by the coding sequence ATGGTAAAGTCAGTTTATGTAATTGACGTAGAGAGTGGAAACTTGCAGTCATTGGCCAATGCCATAAAGCGTATTGGGGAATACGACGTCAAATTCATTCGTAATGCGGATGATTTCGAACAGTATGACAATGACATTGAAAAGCTCATCTTTCCAGGGGTCGGAAACTATGGACACTTCGTGAGGGAAATGCATGCGAGAAACTTAATTAAACCAATCAACAAGTACATTGATAGTGGAAGATCATTGATGGGTATTTGTGTTGGGTTGCAAGCATTCTTTGACAGCTCAGAAGAAAGCCCAGGAGTGGATTTTCGTGGATTGGGTTTTTTAAAATTGAGATTAGCCAAGTTTAACATTCATGATCCAATATTCGAAGAGAAAAAATTAAAGAAGTCTGTTCCACATATCGGTTGGAACAGTATAACCGATATCAAGATTGGTTGCAACTCTTTAGAGAGGTCTAAATCGTTATACCATATCAACACATTTAACAAATATTATTTTGTTCATTCCTACGCAGCTATTATAAATGATGAGAACAAACATATTTTGGAAAAGGCTTCTAAAGAGGGCTGGAactttgcaattgcaagatATGGTTCAGAAAAATTCCTAGCAGCAATTAACTACAAGAATTTCTTTGCAACTCAATTTCACCCGGAAAAGTCTGGTTTGGCTGGCTTAAGGGTTATAAAATCTTTCTTAGAAAGTATTCAGTTTGCCGATGTTGATAAATCTAtcattcaagaagttgttggagtcGAGCAATCCTTAGGTGGAACCACCAGAAGAATCATAGCATGTTTAGACGTCAGATCTAACGATGAGGGCGATTTGGTTGTCACAAAAGGTGATCAATACAACGTCCGCGAAACTGCCCTGAGTGAAAGCAAAGTTAGAAATCTTGGAAAACCAGTTGAATTAGCGACCAGATATTACAATCAAGGTGCTGACGAAGTTACCTTTCTAAACATTACCTCTTTCCGTAACTCTCCGTTAAAAGACTTGCCCATGCTTCAAGTTTTGAGCAAAGCCGCTGAAACCATTTTTGTCCCTTTAAcagttggtggtggtatTAAGGATATGACAGACCCAGAAACCGGCAAATTAGTGCCTGCGGTTAAGGTTGCTGATTTGTATTTCAGATCTGGAGCAGACAAAGTTAGTATTGGAAGTGATGCTGTTACTATTGCAGAAGAGTATTATGCAAATGGAAAGCAAAAAACTGGCAAAACATCTATCGAAAGCATTTCTGCAACTTTTGGTGCGCAAGCTGTGGTTATATCCGTTGATCCAAAGAGAAAGTATGCTGCTAGTCCGATGGAAACCAAGATGCAAACCATAAAAATTGTAGACCCAGCCAAGTTTGGACCTAATGGCGAACAGTACTGCTACTACCAAGTTACTTCACAAGGAGGGAGAAAGGTCCACGAGTTGGGCGCTCTTGAATTATGTACCGCTTGCGAGGAATTGGGTGCAGGTGAAATATTATTGAACTCGATCGATCATGATGGGTCCAACAAGGGATACAATCTCGAATTATTGACTCAAATCAAGAGCAACGTTTCCATCCCAGTAATTGCAAGTTCTGGTGCTGGTAATCCGCAACATTTCCAAGACGCTTTCGAATTGGAATGTGGAATTGACGCTGCATTGGGAGCAGGAATGTTTCACAGAGGTGAATACGAAGTCAATGACGTTAAAAAGTATCTTCAGACCAATGGCAAGATGGACGTTCGattagatgaagaagtagaattaTAA
- a CDS encoding predicted protein: protein MAAGAFILGSTGLCGYQMLRFAEKSSLFDKISTVGRKLPDFKSEKVHLIQEADSDKWPEIIEKEAKGYSTFFSGLGSTIGAAGSAENFERIDYGINYAAAKAAKKAGVQTFVLISAPLSNANSRFLYIRTKGKLEDDIIALKFARTIILRPGILLGEREKFRSITESIIVGISKYTHGNFLSALTVPAYGEEMGQIAVNLASEPIPQSQTEPIVNIISAKQITNLAKKL from the coding sequence ATGGCTGCAGGTGCATTTATTCTTGGATCCACAGGCTTGTGCGGGTACCAGATGCTTCGATTTGCCGAGAAATCACTGTTGTTTGACAAGATCAGCACCGTAGGCCGTAAACTTCCAGATTTCAAGAGTGAAAAGGTCCATCTAATCCAAGAGGCAGACAGTGACAAATGGCCCGAGATcattgaaaaggaagccAAGGGATACAGcaccttcttctctggatTGGGTAGCACCATTGGTGCCGCTGGAAGTGCAGAGAACTTTGAGAGAATCGACTATGGAATTAACTACGCAGCAGCAAAGGCTGCAAAGAAGGCAGGTGTTCAAACATTTGTTCTCATTTCTGCCCCTCTTTCAAATGCAAATTCTCGCTTTCTCTATATTAGAACGAAGGGTAAACTCGAGGACGACATCATAGCGTTGAAGTTCGCCAGAACAATCATTTTGAGACCAGGTATTTTACttggagaaagagaaaaattcagaagcattACTGAAAGCATTATAGTAGGCATCTCTAAGTACACCCATGGTAACTTCCTCTCCGCATTGACTGTGCCTGCGTACGGAGAGGAAATGGGCCAAATTGCTGTCAACTTAGCTCTGGAACCAATTCCACAAAGTCAAACTGAGCCTATTGTCAATATCATATCAGCTAAGCAGATTACCAATCTAGCCAAAAAGTTGTAA
- the ERC1 gene encoding ethionine resistance protein (Multi antimicrobial extrusion protein~go_component membrane~go_function drug transporter activity; antiporter activity~go_process multidrug transport), which yields MSSYTNDNKSHQFTHSNTQRRASIVYGSVGKGGLYVPSDFISARLEDNETFEIHEADDLLPSNIADEIQPLLIPGNKNRFRRKSQIAEELVEEERELLKDNNIVVNGDEEEVIDAFEDAIVNKKIEATTSLIELKALVKSSIPLVLTFLLQNSLSTVSVFSVGHLGATELAAVSMGSMTANITGYATIQGIATALDTLCPQAFGAKRYSLVGSYLQKCVALILVVMLPVLVAWIFFGHRLICLIVPDKDTAKLAAVYLKYIAPGIPAYIAFECGKRFLQAQGIYHISTYVLLVAAPSNLFMNILLVQRFGYLGAPIAVSINYWLMAIGLIGSTIFLVKPESTPTGLHPLICWGGLNVSEAFSHWGKLAQLAIPGLVMLEAEFLAFEILTLLASYLGTVPLAAQSIGTTMASLTYQVPFAIGIAASTRIANFLGAGLGPAAQKSTQVALSFGLIISFLNFLALYCFQRPIAKAFTDDEDVIKMVGQIMWLIALMQISDAVNANSAGCLRGQGQTKIGGIVNLLSYYVVGLPLSIYLTFYSPWKGHLDGLWIGSCVALTIIGGVQSYYSLFADFDKLCEDARKRTSVEVHV from the coding sequence ATGTCGTCGTATACCAACGATAACAAGTCACATCAATTTACACACTCGAATACTCAGAGAAGGGCATCTATTGTGTATGGTTCTGTTGGTAAGGGTGGTTTATACGTTCCTTCAGATTTCATTCTGGCTAGACTAGAAGACAATGAAACTTTTGAAATTCACGAGGCTGATGACCTTTTACCATCAAACATTGCTGATGAAATACAACCCTTGCTAATACCAGGAAACAAGAATAGATTTCGTCGTAAATCACAAATTGCTGAGGAATTGGTAGAGGAGGAGAGAGAGCTTTTGAAAGACAACAATATTGTTGTCAACggtgatgaagaagaggttaTCGATGCTTTTGAGGATGCAATAGTGAATAAGAAGATCGAAGCCACAACGTCTTTAATCGAATTGAAAGCTTTAGTTAAATCATCTATTCCTCTAGTTCTCacatttcttctccaaaacTCTTTATCCACTGTTTCAGTCTTTAGTGTTGGGCACTTGGGTGCGACTGAGTTGGCAGCTGTTTCGATGGGTTCTATGACTGCAAATATCACAGGCTACGCCACGATTCAAGGAATTGCAACAGCATTAGACACGTTGTGCCCACAAGCTTTTGGTGCAAAGAGATATTCCTTAGTGGGATCATATTTGCAGAAGTGTGTTGCATTGATTTTAGTTGTCATGCTTCCGGTTTTGGTTGCGTGGATTTTCTTTGGTCATAGATTAATTTGTTTAATCGTTCCTGATAAAGATACTGCAAAACTTGCAGCAGTATATTTAAAATACATTGCTCCAGGAATTCCTGCTTACATTGCTTTTGAATGTGGAAAGAGATTCTTGCAAGCCCAAGGAATATATCATATTTCCACGTATGTCTTATTAGTTGCAGCTCCATCAAACTTATTCATGAACATTCTTTTGGTTCAACGGTTTGGATACCTTGGAGCTCCTATTGCTGTTTCTATCAACTATTGGTTGATGGCAATTGGCTTAATCGGTAGCACAATTTTCTTGGTTAAGCCCGAAAGCACTCCAACTGGATTGCATCCGTTGATATGTTGGGGAGGCTTAAATGTTTCTGAAGCTTTTTCCCATTGGGGCAAATTGGCCCAGTTGGCAATTCCAGGGTTGGTCATGTTGGAAGCTGAATTTCTTGCATTTGAAATCTTGACATTGCTCGCATCATACTTGGGAACAGTACCTCTTGCTGCACAGTCTATCGGTACCACTATGGCTTCATTAACGTACCAAGTCccatttgcaattggaattgctgCATCCACTCGTATTGCCAACTTTTTAGGGGCAGGATTGGGACCTGCTGCCCAAAAGAGTACACAAGTTGCTTTAAGCTTTGGACTTATAATctcattcttgaatttcttggCTCTCTATTGTTTTCAGAGACCAATTGCCAAAGCCTTcactgatgatgaagatgttaTTAAAATGGTTGGACAAATAATGTGGTTGATCGCGTTGATGCAAATTTCTGACGCAGTTAACGCAAATTCAGCAGGCTGCCTCAGGGGCCAGGGCCAAACAAAGATTGGAGGTATCGTAAATTTGCTATCATACTATGTAGTGGGATTGCCATTATCTATATATTTAACATTCTATTCGCCTTGGAAGGGACACCTAGATGGATTATGGATTGGAAGTTGCGTTGCATTGACAATTATTGGGGGAGTACAAAGTTACTATTCCTTATTTGCTGATTTTGACAAATTATGTGAAGATgcaagaaagagaacatCTGTCGAGGTACATGTTTGA
- a CDS encoding predicted protein produces the protein FKPVISMSVLNKVESMQAFLFTPSFQIFRYNNFLDILSDHHYNDPINFARVRSHSLLKFINRHRKSSSIRNRFDTLQHHDIRAYESILAYESLNVRKFLRILIREESIHSHHPIINNEELVQVNFSNYVRYLINLPSNVNPSTLTEVERTHYKYKDFFRKIADALYSLKQEDMGDGCDVELTKVNLLLHSITKVSYEYILLEKYNIQILGKFHNNCILASQSSRGLFEKYKEKITSQDPESTKVLIYNTFYSVQYGWYLALTVPFVRVFETNIYAENPKIIDDSELYAEIESRIRKQSFVESDKLLFDDYFKKLQFEEFSEYKSMPPEKLVNMAKAVDNESAKYSDVNRHEYPDPSASFSHKPMNFEFYSESLSTLESNSFDLIHSRDLQLQLTPTNYKIVLREFYRILKVGGKLETPIVKYGNESIFQGAKDGKPQWDFMEIDLANFLKIIPNFIEVLLVELYEIFGKGNVKFSVVLLSSSNEVNNFLIRRIGIQLFEIFGKIDEYCAKFKDHDDPVKPMSTEGGIHYYINICAQKSQL, from the coding sequence TTTAAACCTGTCATTCTGATGTCTGTTTTGAATAAGGTGGAATCTATGCAAGCATTTCTATTCACGCCTAGCTTTCAAATATTCCGTTATAACAACTTTCTTGACATTTTGAGCGACCACCATTATAACGATCCAATAAATTTTGCCAGAGTTCGGAGTCATTCACTTCTTAAATTTATAAACCGCCATAGAAAGTCGAGTTCTATAAGGAACAGGTTCGATACTTTGCAACACCATGACATTAGGGCGTACGAAAGTATTCTTGCCTATGAGTCTTTGAATGTGCGCAAATTTCTTCGTATTCTTATTAGGGAGGAGCTGATACATAGCCATCACCCAATAATTAACAACGAAGAATTGGTACAGGTGAACTTCTCTAACTACGTGCGATATCTAATTAACCTTCCCAGCAATGTCAACCCTTCCACATTAACTGAGGTTGAGAGAACTCATTATAAGTACAAGGATTTTTTCAGAAAGATTGCAGATGCTTTGTACTCCTTGAAACAGGAAGACATGGGTGATGGCTGTGATGTAGAGTTGACTAAAGTCAATCTATTATTGCATTCGATTACCAAAGTGTCTTACGAATATATTCTTTTGGAGAAATATAATATTCAAATCTTAGGTAAGTTCCATAACAACTGCATTCTCGCAAGTCAATCCCTGCGTGGTTTATTTGAAAAGTATAAGGAAAAGATAACCAGCCAAGATCCGGAGTCTACAAAGGTTTTAATTTACAATACGTTTTACAGTGTCCAATATGGTTGGTATCTTGCTCTTACTGTCCCATTTGTTCGGGTTTTTGAAACAAATATATACGCAGAAAACCCAAAGATTATTGATGACCTGGAATTGTACGCCGAAATAGAATCCAGAATCCGCAAACAATCGTTTGTCGAGTCCGATAAACTTTTATTTGATGATTATTTTAAGAAACTACAATTCGAAGAATTTAGCGAATACAAGTCGATGCCACCGGAAAAGTTAGTCAATATGGCCAAAGCAGTTGATAATGAGTCTGCAAAATATTCAGATGTGAACCGCCACGAATATCCTGATCCTAGCGCATCTTTCAGCCACAAGCCAATGAATTTCGAATTCTACTCTGAAAGTTTATCGACTTTAGAATCCAACTCGTTTGACTTAATTCACTCCCGCGATTTACAGTTGCAACTCACACCTACTAATTATAAAATCGTTCTACGAGAATTCTACAGAATATTGAAGGTTGGTGGGAAGCTAGAAACTCCAATAGTCAAGTATGGGAACGAGTCAATATTCCAGGGTGCCAAGGATGGTAAACCTCAATGGGACTTCATGGAAATCGATTTGGCAAACTTTCTCAAAATCATTCCTAATTTCATTGAGGTCTTGCTTGTTGAGTTGTACGAAATATTTGGTAAGGGAAATGTCAAGTTTAGCGTTGTTTTGTTAAGTTCGTCAAATGAGGTCAATAACTTCCTTATTAGACGGATTGGAATTCAACTATTCGAAATCTTTGGGAAGATTGATGAGTATTGCGCAAAATTTAAGGACCATGATGACCCTGTCAAACCAATGTCTACTGAAGGAGGCATTCATTATTATATAAATATTTGTGCCCAAAAGTCGCAATTGTGA